One Salvia splendens isolate huo1 chromosome 22, SspV2, whole genome shotgun sequence DNA segment encodes these proteins:
- the LOC121786884 gene encoding thiosulfate sulfurtransferase 16, chloroplastic-like: MGVVKAVLCTVFFLLMAICSGDGGNVDVHAARHLLDQGHTYLDVRTEEEFENGHVRNAINIPYKIITSEGMVNNPKFLDQVRSHFDKEDHLVLGCKSGVRSLYATIDLLTAEFKHVYNMEGGYVAWVENGYAV, from the exons ATGGGTGTAGTGAAGGCTGTTTTGTGCACTGTGTTTTTTCTTCTCATGGCTATTTGCAGTGGTGATGGAGGCAATGTCGATGTCCACGCAGCAAGACATCTCCTTGATCAGGGCCACACTTATCTTGATGTCAG GACTGAAGAAGAATTCGAGAATGGACATGTGAGGAACGCCATCAACATTCCTTACAAGATAATTACGTCGGAAG GTATGGTGAATAACCCCAAATTTCTGGATCAAGTTCGGTCGCATTTTGATAAGGAAGATCATCTCGTTTTG GGTTGCAAAAGTGGAGTCAGATCCTTGTATGCAACAATTGATCTTCTTACTGCA GAGTTCAAACATGTGTATAATATGGAAGGAGGATATGTAGCTTGGGTTGAAAATGGATATGCGGTCTAG
- the LOC121787149 gene encoding histidine kinase 1-like isoform X2 gives MGLTLCKTNMAAASPDSTRTFQRDVEEDESQFGSTLCLSSSYYSVFVVRLAIMIMLAILVGLLTLLTWHITRVYTTRSLKTLAYGLRHELLQRPLLRMWNILNSTVEVATTQVKLSESVIRRYNKPAASQADQVELYQVMKELTWALFASRKALNSITLSYRNGFVQAFHRNHRSNNTYYIYSDLTNYSIATSYSVNLLSSHQGWNDQSIHTNMSAIWYREPLDPTTGDKTAKAAPIPPDELINIAGISQVPDGTASWHIAVSKYTDSPLLSAALPVWDASHKSIVAVVGVTTALYSVGQLMKELVEFHSGHIYLTSQEGWLLATSTNTPLLMNSSSGPKLMMAVDSQESVIRSGAEYLSRAYGNKLPPSQDVHIESARLVNRLYYIDSFFLNLKRLPMVGVIMIPRQYIMGKVDEKAFKTLMILISASVCILLVGWFCIFILTNGVSKEMKLRAALISHLDARRRAEASNNYKSQFLANMSHELRTPMAAVIGLLDILMSDDCLNNEQQAMITQIRKCSNALLRLLNNILDLSKVESGKLILEETEFELGRELEGLTDMFSVQRINHNIETVLDLSDDMPKVVLGDSGRVLQIFANLISNSIKFTTSGYIILRGWCETVETESKKRESYLHPKESWCAQKLKRKREAAQGKICSKKDNKMMLWFEVDDTGCGIDPDKWESVFESFEQADPSTTRLHGGTGLGLCIVRTLVNKMNGEIKVVKKSGPGTLMQLYLLLNTPAETTKQHYQLNFKDHNLTVLLALNGRMTRLIMTKWLREKGVQTHEASEWNELTLNLQDFFTNDNSQMAESETHESNLGSSIFIIIIDVGLLDLSTELWKQQLNFLEEYCADRASFAWILNHDTSKVVKAELRKRGHLLMVNKPLYKAKLVQIIEAVIKRDRNLHLQTPVADHEFHEIDSLQSPSASSDESEKLDNDSCNAIRGSEYFSRGPLSQSTLSSSCADYIHVNLEDDVSILSKERSSTKSYNEDKEGGAASSCKAVNEQKRPLEGLCILLAEDTIVLQRVATIMLEKMGARIVVVGDGIQAVDALKNKSQSNEHSDAKALPYDLILMDCQMPKMDGYEATKEIRRWECGSGWHIPIVALTAHAMSSDEAKCLEVGMDAYLTKPIHCKLMVSTILSLTKGT, from the exons ATGGGCCTTACCCTCTGCAAAACCAACATGGCCGCAGCATCTCCCGACAGCACCAGAACTTTCCAGAGAGATGTCGAAGAAGATGAGTCCCAGTTCGGCTCCACCCTCTGCCTCTCCTCCTCCTACTACAGCGTCTTCGTCGTTCGCCTCGCCATCATG ATAATGCTGGCGATCCTGGTTGGCCTTTTAACTCTACTAACATGGCACATCACCAGAGTCTACACCACCAGATCCCTCAAAACCTTAGCGTACGGCCTCCGCCACGAGCTCCTCCAGCGGCCCCTCCTCCGCATGTGGAACATCCTCAACTCCACCGTCGAGGTCGCCACCACCCAGGTCAAGCTCTCCGAGTCCGTCATCCGCCGCTACAACAAGCCCGCCGCCTCCCAAGCCGACCAAGTCGAG CTTTACCAAGTGATGAAGGAGTTGACATGGGCCCTCTTCGCCAGCCGGAAAGCCCTCAACTCTATCACTCTCAGCTACCGGAATGGATTCGTGCAGGCCTTCCATCGGAACCATAGAAGCAACAACACATACTACATCTACTCTGATCTCACCAACTACTCAATAGCCACCTCATATTCTGTCAATCTCCTCTCCTCTCACCAAGGCTGGAATGACCAATCCATACACACAAACATGTCTGCAATCTGGTACCGCGAGCCTCTTGACCCCACCACGGGCGATAAGACTGCAAAGGCCGCCCCAATCCCACCAGACGAGTTGATCAACATAGCTGGGATTTCGCAGGTTCCTGATGGGACTGCCTCATGGCATATCGCTGTGAGTAAATACACAGACTCACCTCTGCTCTCAGCAGCATTGCCTGTTTGGGATGCTTCCCATAAAAGCATAGTCGCGGTCGTGGGCGTTACCACTGCTCTGTATAGCGTCGGCCAGTTGATGAAGGAGTTAGTTGAGTTTCATAGTGGGCACATATATCTCACCTCTCAGGAGGGGTGGCTGCTGGCAACCTCCACCAACACGCCTCTGCTGATGAATTCATCGTCCGGGCCTAAGCTTATGATGGCTGTGGATTCTCAGGAGAGTGTGATAAGGTCAGGGGCGGAGTATTTGAGCCGGGCGTATGGGAACAAGCTGCCTCCTAGTCAAGACGTCCATATTGAGAGCGCGAGGCTTGTGAACCGTCTTTATTACATTGACTCGTTTTTCTTGAACTTGAAGAGGCTTCCTATG GTTGGAGTTATCATGATACCGAGGCAATATATAATGGGGAAAGTGGATGAGAAGGCTTTTAAGACTTTGATGATTTTGATATCTGCCTCTGTGTGCATCTTGCTGGTTGGGTGGTTCTGCATCTTCATTTTAACTAACGGCGTCTCCAAGGAGATGAAGCTACGCGCTGCGTTGATAAGCCATCTCGATGCAAGGAGAAGGGCGGAGGCATCAAACAACTACAAGAGTCAGTTTCTAGCAAACATGAG CCACGAGCTCCGCACGCCTATGGCTGCAGTGATTGGCTTGCTGGATATCCTCATGAGCGACGACTGCCTCAATAATGAACAGCAAGCGATGATCACACAGATTCGCAAGTGCTCCAATGCTTTGCTGAGGCTTCTTAACAACATTTTGGATCTCAGCAAG GTTGAGTCAGGTAAACTGATACTAGAAGAAACTGAGTTTGAGTTGGGTAGAGAGCTTGAAGGGCTTACAGATATGTTCTCTGTGCAGCGGATTAACCACAACATAGAGACTGTTCTTGATCTCTCGG ATGATATGCCTAAAGTAGTCCTAGGAGACTCTGGAAGAGTTCTTCAAATTTTTGCAAATTTAATTAGCAATTCCATCAAGTTCACAACCT CTGGATACATCATTTTGCGCGGATGGTGTGAGACTGTAGAAACGGAGAGTAAGAAAAGAGAGTCTTACCTCCATCCAAAGGAGTCATGGTGTGCACAGAAGTTGAAACGAAAACGGGAAGCAGCCCAAGGGAAGATATGCTCCAAGAAAGACAACAAAATGATGCTTTGGTTTGAAGTTGATGACACTGGCTGTG GAATCGATCCTGACAAATGGGAATCAGTTTTCGAGAGTTTTGAGCAAGCCGATCCCTCAACTACAAGGCT GCATGGCGGAACTGGTCTTGGTTTGTGCATCGTCCGAACCTTG GTGAACAAGATGAATGGAGAAATCAAAGTGGTGAAGAAGAGTGGACCGGGAACTCTGATGCAGCTGTATCTTCTTCTCAACACACCTGCTGAGACGACGAAGCAGCATTACCAGTTAAACTTCAAAGACCACAATCTAACT GTATTGCTTGCACTTAATGGCAGAATGACCAGATTGATCATGACAAAATGGTTGCGCGAAAAAGGAGTTCAAACACATGAAGCGTCTGAATGGAACGAACTCACGTTAAATCTTCAAGATTTCTTCACTAATGACAACTCACAAATGGCAGAGTCAGAAACTCATGAATCAAACTTAGGAAGCAGcatttttatcataatcatCGATGTTGGACTGCTCGACTTGAGCACTGAGCTGTGGAAGCAGCAGCTCAATTTTCTAGAGGAGTACTGCGCTGATAGAGCCAGCTTCGCATGGATCTTGAATCACGACACCTCCAAAGTGGTCAAGGCTGAACTCCGGAAAAGAGGGCATCTGTTGATGGTTAACAAACCTTTATACAAAGCAAAACTAGTCCAGATTATTGAGGCAGTCATCAAAAGAGACAGAAACTTGCACCTACAAACTCCAGTAGCAGATCACGAGTTTCATGAAATCGATTCTCTTCAGTCCCCTTCAGCCAGCTCGGATGAGTCTGAAAAGCTGGACAATGATAGCTGCAATGCGATTAGAGGAAGTGAGTATTTCAGCAGAGGACCTCTGTCTCAAAGCACGCTCAGCAGCTCTTGTGCCGATTACATCCATGTAAACCTAGAAGACGACGTCTCTATCCTCAGTAAAGAACGCTCTTCCACTAAATCATATAATGAAGACAAGGAAGGTGGTGCTGCAAGCTCATGTAAGGCTGTGAACGAGCAGAAAAGGCCTCTTGAGGGCCTCTGCATCCTTCTTGCAGAAGACACGATCGTCCTCCAGAGAGTTGCAACGATCATGCTGGAGAAAATGGGAGCAAGAATCGTTGTTGTAGGAGACGGGATTCAGgcagtggatgctctaaaaaacAAGAGCCAATCTAATGAACACAGTGATGCAAAAGCATTGCCATATGACTTGATATTGATGGACTGCCAG ATGCCAAAAATGGATGGGTATGAAGcaacaaaagaaataagaagATGGGAATGTGGAAGTGGTTGGCACATTCCAATAGTTGCACTCACAGCTCATGCAATGTCTTCTGATGAAGCCAAATGCCTTGAAGTTGGCATGGACGCGTATCTAACTAAACCCATACACTGCAAGCTTATGGTTTCCACCATTCTTTCCTTAACTAAAGGAACGTGA
- the LOC121787149 gene encoding histidine kinase 1-like isoform X1, with protein MGLTLCKTNMAAASPDSTRTFQRDVEEDESQFGSTLCLSSSYYSVFVVRLAIMIMLAILVGLLTLLTWHITRVYTTRSLKTLAYGLRHELLQRPLLRMWNILNSTVEVATTQVKLSESVIRRYNKPAASQADQVEQLYQVMKELTWALFASRKALNSITLSYRNGFVQAFHRNHRSNNTYYIYSDLTNYSIATSYSVNLLSSHQGWNDQSIHTNMSAIWYREPLDPTTGDKTAKAAPIPPDELINIAGISQVPDGTASWHIAVSKYTDSPLLSAALPVWDASHKSIVAVVGVTTALYSVGQLMKELVEFHSGHIYLTSQEGWLLATSTNTPLLMNSSSGPKLMMAVDSQESVIRSGAEYLSRAYGNKLPPSQDVHIESARLVNRLYYIDSFFLNLKRLPMVGVIMIPRQYIMGKVDEKAFKTLMILISASVCILLVGWFCIFILTNGVSKEMKLRAALISHLDARRRAEASNNYKSQFLANMSHELRTPMAAVIGLLDILMSDDCLNNEQQAMITQIRKCSNALLRLLNNILDLSKVESGKLILEETEFELGRELEGLTDMFSVQRINHNIETVLDLSDDMPKVVLGDSGRVLQIFANLISNSIKFTTSGYIILRGWCETVETESKKRESYLHPKESWCAQKLKRKREAAQGKICSKKDNKMMLWFEVDDTGCGIDPDKWESVFESFEQADPSTTRLHGGTGLGLCIVRTLVNKMNGEIKVVKKSGPGTLMQLYLLLNTPAETTKQHYQLNFKDHNLTVLLALNGRMTRLIMTKWLREKGVQTHEASEWNELTLNLQDFFTNDNSQMAESETHESNLGSSIFIIIIDVGLLDLSTELWKQQLNFLEEYCADRASFAWILNHDTSKVVKAELRKRGHLLMVNKPLYKAKLVQIIEAVIKRDRNLHLQTPVADHEFHEIDSLQSPSASSDESEKLDNDSCNAIRGSEYFSRGPLSQSTLSSSCADYIHVNLEDDVSILSKERSSTKSYNEDKEGGAASSCKAVNEQKRPLEGLCILLAEDTIVLQRVATIMLEKMGARIVVVGDGIQAVDALKNKSQSNEHSDAKALPYDLILMDCQMPKMDGYEATKEIRRWECGSGWHIPIVALTAHAMSSDEAKCLEVGMDAYLTKPIHCKLMVSTILSLTKGT; from the exons ATGGGCCTTACCCTCTGCAAAACCAACATGGCCGCAGCATCTCCCGACAGCACCAGAACTTTCCAGAGAGATGTCGAAGAAGATGAGTCCCAGTTCGGCTCCACCCTCTGCCTCTCCTCCTCCTACTACAGCGTCTTCGTCGTTCGCCTCGCCATCATG ATAATGCTGGCGATCCTGGTTGGCCTTTTAACTCTACTAACATGGCACATCACCAGAGTCTACACCACCAGATCCCTCAAAACCTTAGCGTACGGCCTCCGCCACGAGCTCCTCCAGCGGCCCCTCCTCCGCATGTGGAACATCCTCAACTCCACCGTCGAGGTCGCCACCACCCAGGTCAAGCTCTCCGAGTCCGTCATCCGCCGCTACAACAAGCCCGCCGCCTCCCAAGCCGACCAAGTCGAG CAGCTTTACCAAGTGATGAAGGAGTTGACATGGGCCCTCTTCGCCAGCCGGAAAGCCCTCAACTCTATCACTCTCAGCTACCGGAATGGATTCGTGCAGGCCTTCCATCGGAACCATAGAAGCAACAACACATACTACATCTACTCTGATCTCACCAACTACTCAATAGCCACCTCATATTCTGTCAATCTCCTCTCCTCTCACCAAGGCTGGAATGACCAATCCATACACACAAACATGTCTGCAATCTGGTACCGCGAGCCTCTTGACCCCACCACGGGCGATAAGACTGCAAAGGCCGCCCCAATCCCACCAGACGAGTTGATCAACATAGCTGGGATTTCGCAGGTTCCTGATGGGACTGCCTCATGGCATATCGCTGTGAGTAAATACACAGACTCACCTCTGCTCTCAGCAGCATTGCCTGTTTGGGATGCTTCCCATAAAAGCATAGTCGCGGTCGTGGGCGTTACCACTGCTCTGTATAGCGTCGGCCAGTTGATGAAGGAGTTAGTTGAGTTTCATAGTGGGCACATATATCTCACCTCTCAGGAGGGGTGGCTGCTGGCAACCTCCACCAACACGCCTCTGCTGATGAATTCATCGTCCGGGCCTAAGCTTATGATGGCTGTGGATTCTCAGGAGAGTGTGATAAGGTCAGGGGCGGAGTATTTGAGCCGGGCGTATGGGAACAAGCTGCCTCCTAGTCAAGACGTCCATATTGAGAGCGCGAGGCTTGTGAACCGTCTTTATTACATTGACTCGTTTTTCTTGAACTTGAAGAGGCTTCCTATG GTTGGAGTTATCATGATACCGAGGCAATATATAATGGGGAAAGTGGATGAGAAGGCTTTTAAGACTTTGATGATTTTGATATCTGCCTCTGTGTGCATCTTGCTGGTTGGGTGGTTCTGCATCTTCATTTTAACTAACGGCGTCTCCAAGGAGATGAAGCTACGCGCTGCGTTGATAAGCCATCTCGATGCAAGGAGAAGGGCGGAGGCATCAAACAACTACAAGAGTCAGTTTCTAGCAAACATGAG CCACGAGCTCCGCACGCCTATGGCTGCAGTGATTGGCTTGCTGGATATCCTCATGAGCGACGACTGCCTCAATAATGAACAGCAAGCGATGATCACACAGATTCGCAAGTGCTCCAATGCTTTGCTGAGGCTTCTTAACAACATTTTGGATCTCAGCAAG GTTGAGTCAGGTAAACTGATACTAGAAGAAACTGAGTTTGAGTTGGGTAGAGAGCTTGAAGGGCTTACAGATATGTTCTCTGTGCAGCGGATTAACCACAACATAGAGACTGTTCTTGATCTCTCGG ATGATATGCCTAAAGTAGTCCTAGGAGACTCTGGAAGAGTTCTTCAAATTTTTGCAAATTTAATTAGCAATTCCATCAAGTTCACAACCT CTGGATACATCATTTTGCGCGGATGGTGTGAGACTGTAGAAACGGAGAGTAAGAAAAGAGAGTCTTACCTCCATCCAAAGGAGTCATGGTGTGCACAGAAGTTGAAACGAAAACGGGAAGCAGCCCAAGGGAAGATATGCTCCAAGAAAGACAACAAAATGATGCTTTGGTTTGAAGTTGATGACACTGGCTGTG GAATCGATCCTGACAAATGGGAATCAGTTTTCGAGAGTTTTGAGCAAGCCGATCCCTCAACTACAAGGCT GCATGGCGGAACTGGTCTTGGTTTGTGCATCGTCCGAACCTTG GTGAACAAGATGAATGGAGAAATCAAAGTGGTGAAGAAGAGTGGACCGGGAACTCTGATGCAGCTGTATCTTCTTCTCAACACACCTGCTGAGACGACGAAGCAGCATTACCAGTTAAACTTCAAAGACCACAATCTAACT GTATTGCTTGCACTTAATGGCAGAATGACCAGATTGATCATGACAAAATGGTTGCGCGAAAAAGGAGTTCAAACACATGAAGCGTCTGAATGGAACGAACTCACGTTAAATCTTCAAGATTTCTTCACTAATGACAACTCACAAATGGCAGAGTCAGAAACTCATGAATCAAACTTAGGAAGCAGcatttttatcataatcatCGATGTTGGACTGCTCGACTTGAGCACTGAGCTGTGGAAGCAGCAGCTCAATTTTCTAGAGGAGTACTGCGCTGATAGAGCCAGCTTCGCATGGATCTTGAATCACGACACCTCCAAAGTGGTCAAGGCTGAACTCCGGAAAAGAGGGCATCTGTTGATGGTTAACAAACCTTTATACAAAGCAAAACTAGTCCAGATTATTGAGGCAGTCATCAAAAGAGACAGAAACTTGCACCTACAAACTCCAGTAGCAGATCACGAGTTTCATGAAATCGATTCTCTTCAGTCCCCTTCAGCCAGCTCGGATGAGTCTGAAAAGCTGGACAATGATAGCTGCAATGCGATTAGAGGAAGTGAGTATTTCAGCAGAGGACCTCTGTCTCAAAGCACGCTCAGCAGCTCTTGTGCCGATTACATCCATGTAAACCTAGAAGACGACGTCTCTATCCTCAGTAAAGAACGCTCTTCCACTAAATCATATAATGAAGACAAGGAAGGTGGTGCTGCAAGCTCATGTAAGGCTGTGAACGAGCAGAAAAGGCCTCTTGAGGGCCTCTGCATCCTTCTTGCAGAAGACACGATCGTCCTCCAGAGAGTTGCAACGATCATGCTGGAGAAAATGGGAGCAAGAATCGTTGTTGTAGGAGACGGGATTCAGgcagtggatgctctaaaaaacAAGAGCCAATCTAATGAACACAGTGATGCAAAAGCATTGCCATATGACTTGATATTGATGGACTGCCAG ATGCCAAAAATGGATGGGTATGAAGcaacaaaagaaataagaagATGGGAATGTGGAAGTGGTTGGCACATTCCAATAGTTGCACTCACAGCTCATGCAATGTCTTCTGATGAAGCCAAATGCCTTGAAGTTGGCATGGACGCGTATCTAACTAAACCCATACACTGCAAGCTTATGGTTTCCACCATTCTTTCCTTAACTAAAGGAACGTGA
- the LOC121787151 gene encoding plastidic glucose transporter 4-like isoform X2: MAGSVTVQSVNGSSAKNRSLRAQASDDPEDLETAKIQAKSSGNVYPYVGIACLGAFLFGYHLGVVNGALEYLSKDLGIAENTVLQGWVVSALLAGATVGSFTGGLLADKIGRTKTFMLDVIPLAAGVFLSGIAKSVETMILGRVLTGVGIGISSAIVPLYISEISPTEIRGTLGSVNQLSICIGILAALVAGLPLAGNPLWWRTMFTIALVPSVLLAVGMAFSPESPRWLYQQGRIAEAEVSIKRLFGKERVTEVMGDLDAAGRDSSEPEAGWLDLFSNRYRKVVSVGAALFLFQQFAGINAVVYYSTSVFRTAGIKSDVAASALVGVANVIGSTVAISLMDKQGRKSLLITSFAGMGASMLLLSLTFSWKALAPYSGTLAVLGTVLYVLSFSLGAGPVPALLLPEIFASRIRAKAMALSLGTHWIANFVIGLYFLSVVNRFSLSTVYLGFGSVCVLAVMYVSGNVVETKGRSLEEIELALSSPAS, encoded by the exons ATGGCAGGAAGTGTGACTGTTCAAAGTGTGAATGGATCATCAGCCAAGAACAGATCACTCAGAGCTCAAGCCTCTG ATGATCCTGAGGATCTTGAAACTGCCAAAATCCAAGCGAAATCATCCGGGAACGTCTATCCATATGTTGGTATTGCTTGTTTAGGGGCCTTTCTGTTTGGATATCATCTGGG GGTCGTAAATGGAGCTTTAGAGTACCTCTCCAAGGATCTTGGGATTGCTGAGAACACAGTGTTACAAG GCTGGGTTGTTAGCGCACTGCTTGCTGGTGCAACTGTTGGTTCTTTTACTGGAGGTTTGCTGGCCGACAAAATTGGGCGAACTAAAACTTTTATGCTGGATGTAATTCCACTTGCAGCAGGGGTATTTCTTAG TGGCATAGCAAAAAGTGTAGAGACAATGATACTTGGTCGTGTGCTTACCGGAGTTGGAATAGGCATATCATCAGCTATTGTGCCGCTTTACATATCCGAG ATCTCACCCACTGAAATTCGTGGCACTCTTGGATCTGTCAATCAGTTATCCATATGCATTGGGATCCTAGCAGCATTGGTGGCTGGACTGCCTTTGGCAGGGAATCCGTTGTG GTGGAGGACAATGTTTACTATTGCACTTGTTCCATCTGTACTATTGGCAGTAGGGATGGCCTTTTCTCCTGAAAGTCCTCGATGGCTTTATCAG CAAGGGAGAATCGCTGAAGCGGAAGTGTCCATAAAGAGGCTATTTGGGAAGGAAAGAGTTACTGAGGTTATGGGTGATCTGGATGCAGCAGGTCGAGATTCCTCTGAACCAGAAGCTGGATGGCTCGATCTTTTTAGCAACCGCTACCGAAAAG TTGTGAGTGTTGGTGCAGCTCTCTTCTTGTTTCAGCAGTTTGCTGGGATCAATGCTGTTGTTTACTACTCTACTTCGGTATTCCGAACTGCTGGTATTAAATCTGATGTTGCTGCCAGTGCTCTGGTTGGGGTTGCAAATGTTATAG GCTCAACTGTTGCAATCTCGTTGATGGATAAACAAGGAAGGAAGAGTCTTTTGATTACAAGTTTTGCCGGAATG GGTGCTTCTATGCTGCTACTTTCCCTGACTTTCAGTTGGAAGGCTTTGGCACCTTACTCGGGCACTCTTGCTGTACTTGGCACTGTCCT TTATGTGCTGTCGTTCTCTCTTGGCGCTGGTCCAGTCCCTGCTCTGCTACTTCCTGAGATATTTGCCTCAAGAATCCGAGCGAAAGCTATGGCATTATCTCTGGGAACGCATTGG ATAGCGAATTTCGTGATCGGGTTGTACTTCTTGAGCGTTGTGAATAGATTCAGCCTGAGTACAGTATACCTGGGATTTGGTAGCGTCTGTGTTCTAGCAGTTATGTACGTAAGTGGTAACGTGGTGGAAACCAAGGGCCGATCTTTGGAGGAAATAGAACTTGCTCTCAGTTCACCAGCTTCTTGA
- the LOC121787151 gene encoding plastidic glucose transporter 4-like isoform X1, which produces MAGSVTVQSVNGSSAKNRSLRAQASEDDPEDLETAKIQAKSSGNVYPYVGIACLGAFLFGYHLGVVNGALEYLSKDLGIAENTVLQGWVVSALLAGATVGSFTGGLLADKIGRTKTFMLDVIPLAAGVFLSGIAKSVETMILGRVLTGVGIGISSAIVPLYISEISPTEIRGTLGSVNQLSICIGILAALVAGLPLAGNPLWWRTMFTIALVPSVLLAVGMAFSPESPRWLYQQGRIAEAEVSIKRLFGKERVTEVMGDLDAAGRDSSEPEAGWLDLFSNRYRKVVSVGAALFLFQQFAGINAVVYYSTSVFRTAGIKSDVAASALVGVANVIGSTVAISLMDKQGRKSLLITSFAGMGASMLLLSLTFSWKALAPYSGTLAVLGTVLYVLSFSLGAGPVPALLLPEIFASRIRAKAMALSLGTHWIANFVIGLYFLSVVNRFSLSTVYLGFGSVCVLAVMYVSGNVVETKGRSLEEIELALSSPAS; this is translated from the exons ATGGCAGGAAGTGTGACTGTTCAAAGTGTGAATGGATCATCAGCCAAGAACAGATCACTCAGAGCTCAAGCCTCTG AAGATGATCCTGAGGATCTTGAAACTGCCAAAATCCAAGCGAAATCATCCGGGAACGTCTATCCATATGTTGGTATTGCTTGTTTAGGGGCCTTTCTGTTTGGATATCATCTGGG GGTCGTAAATGGAGCTTTAGAGTACCTCTCCAAGGATCTTGGGATTGCTGAGAACACAGTGTTACAAG GCTGGGTTGTTAGCGCACTGCTTGCTGGTGCAACTGTTGGTTCTTTTACTGGAGGTTTGCTGGCCGACAAAATTGGGCGAACTAAAACTTTTATGCTGGATGTAATTCCACTTGCAGCAGGGGTATTTCTTAG TGGCATAGCAAAAAGTGTAGAGACAATGATACTTGGTCGTGTGCTTACCGGAGTTGGAATAGGCATATCATCAGCTATTGTGCCGCTTTACATATCCGAG ATCTCACCCACTGAAATTCGTGGCACTCTTGGATCTGTCAATCAGTTATCCATATGCATTGGGATCCTAGCAGCATTGGTGGCTGGACTGCCTTTGGCAGGGAATCCGTTGTG GTGGAGGACAATGTTTACTATTGCACTTGTTCCATCTGTACTATTGGCAGTAGGGATGGCCTTTTCTCCTGAAAGTCCTCGATGGCTTTATCAG CAAGGGAGAATCGCTGAAGCGGAAGTGTCCATAAAGAGGCTATTTGGGAAGGAAAGAGTTACTGAGGTTATGGGTGATCTGGATGCAGCAGGTCGAGATTCCTCTGAACCAGAAGCTGGATGGCTCGATCTTTTTAGCAACCGCTACCGAAAAG TTGTGAGTGTTGGTGCAGCTCTCTTCTTGTTTCAGCAGTTTGCTGGGATCAATGCTGTTGTTTACTACTCTACTTCGGTATTCCGAACTGCTGGTATTAAATCTGATGTTGCTGCCAGTGCTCTGGTTGGGGTTGCAAATGTTATAG GCTCAACTGTTGCAATCTCGTTGATGGATAAACAAGGAAGGAAGAGTCTTTTGATTACAAGTTTTGCCGGAATG GGTGCTTCTATGCTGCTACTTTCCCTGACTTTCAGTTGGAAGGCTTTGGCACCTTACTCGGGCACTCTTGCTGTACTTGGCACTGTCCT TTATGTGCTGTCGTTCTCTCTTGGCGCTGGTCCAGTCCCTGCTCTGCTACTTCCTGAGATATTTGCCTCAAGAATCCGAGCGAAAGCTATGGCATTATCTCTGGGAACGCATTGG ATAGCGAATTTCGTGATCGGGTTGTACTTCTTGAGCGTTGTGAATAGATTCAGCCTGAGTACAGTATACCTGGGATTTGGTAGCGTCTGTGTTCTAGCAGTTATGTACGTAAGTGGTAACGTGGTGGAAACCAAGGGCCGATCTTTGGAGGAAATAGAACTTGCTCTCAGTTCACCAGCTTCTTGA